Below is a genomic region from Fulvia fulva chromosome 5, complete sequence.
GTCGACATGGCAAAGTACTCTGCCGAGAAAGGCGTGGAGCCGGAGTTCCAGACCTACCTCAAGGAGTGCGCAGTTTCCTAAACCTTTTACATGTGACACTAGGCAGGAGTGAAGCTTACCATGTGTGTCTAGACTCTATGCATCAGCCGAGGATCCTGCATCCACGACAGGCTTCACCGACCGCTTCACACCTGCTGGCCAGCTCATCGTCCTCGCAAATACCGCCAAAGGTGCAAAGGAGATCTTGGCTCTCAAGCGACAGCTTCTGCCAACTGAAGGAAACAAGCACTGGAATCACTTCCCTAACGTCACATCGGTTGACTCGGAGTCAAGTGCGCAGAAAGTGTACCAAGTGCTTGGAGTCATCGAGACCACCTACGATCAAGGGAATTGCTCAGCTGCTTAGTATGTTCACTGGAAAGCTAATACCCTGTTCAGAGCTGCCACTGACTACGATGCGAAGTTATTCGAGCCGGTTCACTGTTACAAAGGACAACAGCGGTGCAGTACAGCTCAACACTTACAAGGGTACTCTAGTTGCATACGACGACTTCGTCGTTCACCCTGATGTCACCCCGACTGCCATTGAGTGTGGGATCTGAGTACGTCGGTAGCGCGGAAATATAGGCCTTTCGAGCAAAGAATATCTTTCGAAAATACTCTACCAAACTTGGCCTAGCCATCGACTCAACAGTACGCCCGAAGCCTTGACACGGCATGCTCGTGGACTTTCGCTCTTTACGCAAGCTATGATGAGCGCTATACACCGTCAGGGCTTACGGCGGCTAGCTTTGAGATGTTGGTGAATAATATTCAAACACCAGGCGCCGCCGTATATCCTTAAGCGACTT
It encodes:
- a CDS encoding Ecp53-1; the encoded protein is MKFFSAIAGMCLVGMATAVDMAKYSAEKGVEPEFQTYLKELYASAEDPASTTGFTDRFTPAGQLIVLANTAKGAKEILALKRQLLPTEGNKHWNHFPNVTSVDSESSAQKVYQVLGVIETTYDQGNCSAAYYSSRFTVTKDNSGAVQLNTYKGTLVAYDDFVVHPDVTPTAIECGI